In Paenibacillus sp. 1781tsa1, one DNA window encodes the following:
- a CDS encoding polysaccharide deacetylase family protein, producing the protein MVKIAMVEQESVREKVVAFTFDDGPHPVYTPQVLEIFRRAGGQATFFMIGKEIEAHPDIAAAVHREGHEIANHTYTHPDLTKLTLEEAGEELQRAEHLVQEVTGQPARSFRPPYFGVNDDILSLAAERGYRTIGAVNGDAKDWDNPGVEHILEHTRSVVKPGSVLIFHDGYGERSQTVEAVRVLVDELVAEGYRMVTVSELLDISREQGEKIT; encoded by the coding sequence ATGGTCAAAATCGCGATGGTAGAGCAGGAGTCTGTTCGGGAAAAGGTTGTGGCGTTTACGTTTGATGATGGGCCGCATCCGGTGTATACACCTCAAGTACTTGAGATATTCCGTCGTGCTGGTGGGCAGGCGACGTTTTTCATGATTGGGAAAGAGATAGAGGCTCATCCGGATATTGCGGCGGCGGTACACCGTGAAGGGCATGAGATCGCAAACCATACATACACGCATCCCGACCTGACCAAGCTGACGCTGGAGGAAGCCGGGGAAGAGTTGCAACGCGCAGAACATCTTGTTCAAGAAGTTACGGGGCAACCTGCCCGCAGCTTCCGACCGCCGTATTTTGGCGTAAACGATGATATACTGTCTCTGGCAGCGGAGCGTGGATATCGCACGATTGGTGCGGTCAACGGTGATGCGAAAGATTGGGATAATCCCGGCGTTGAGCATATTCTGGAGCATACCCGGTCTGTGGTGAAACCTGGCAGCGTGCTGATATTCCATGACGGGTACGGGGAGCGTTCCCAGACGGTGGAGGCGGTTCGTGTGCTGGTGGATGAACTGGTCGCGGAAGGGTACCGTATGGTCACGGTGAGTGAGTTATTGGACATTTCACGTGAGCAGGGTGAAAAGATAACATAA
- a CDS encoding aldo/keto reductase codes for MNHQIPEYTLNDGLKVPAIGFGTYSLKGEEGVKSIASAMDAGYRLIDTAYNYENEATVGRAIKQSSIAREELLISSKLPGRYHAHDKALVAIQESLYRADLDYYDLYLIHWPNPKKDMYVEAWQALIEAKKRGYIRSIGVSNFLPEHNERLIKETGIAPSLNQIELHPFFDQAGQREQDAKHGIVNESWSPIGRGNDAVQDILKDENILRIAETHGKTPTQIILRWHVQLGSIPIPKAGSLQHQQENIDIFDFELSTEEMQLISAFNRTDGRLWDQDPSEYEEF; via the coding sequence ATGAACCATCAGATTCCGGAATATACATTGAACGATGGCTTGAAAGTACCTGCAATTGGATTTGGTACCTATAGTTTGAAGGGTGAAGAAGGCGTTAAATCGATCGCGTCTGCCATGGATGCGGGTTATCGATTAATTGATACGGCGTACAACTATGAGAATGAGGCAACGGTGGGCAGAGCAATTAAGCAAAGCTCCATCGCCAGAGAAGAACTGCTCATTTCCTCGAAGTTGCCGGGGCGTTATCACGCTCATGATAAAGCACTCGTGGCGATTCAGGAATCATTGTACAGAGCAGATCTGGATTATTACGACCTGTATCTGATCCACTGGCCTAATCCGAAGAAGGACATGTATGTCGAGGCATGGCAAGCGCTGATCGAAGCCAAAAAGCGTGGATATATCCGATCCATCGGCGTCAGCAACTTCCTGCCCGAGCACAATGAACGCCTGATCAAGGAAACGGGGATAGCGCCGAGTCTGAATCAGATTGAGCTACATCCGTTCTTTGACCAAGCTGGTCAGCGGGAACAGGATGCGAAGCATGGCATCGTGAACGAGTCCTGGAGTCCGATCGGACGTGGCAATGATGCCGTACAGGATATTCTCAAGGATGAGAACATTCTTCGAATCGCGGAAACACATGGCAAAACGCCAACCCAGATCATTCTGCGCTGGCATGTTCAGCTGGGTTCCATTCCAATTCCGAAAGCCGGCTCCTTGCAGCATCAGCAAGAAAATATCGATATATTCGATTTTGAGTTGAGCACAGAAGAGATGCAGCTCATCTCTGCATTTAATCGTACGGATGGACGGTTGTGGGATCAGGACCCAAGCGAGTACGAAGAATTTTAA
- a CDS encoding AraC family transcriptional regulator, with protein MDWEAHIEQWSRTAVRLLDIRYYRAEQGTVPHHDVAQNGFFLITTHGEARISISGEVYQTHSPHILHGGADAELSIIPLDHDFACYLIFYTAECASPEDRKSFQVTYGFAPYALLPIQEKCEAMSRLWQEPASIDKLQAQSTFLPLVYEIMRQQIQTLSKKESSKPNIVTEAIHYIHEHYSEPITAEELAQRYHCSASYLSRLFKNQIGLGPIEYLIHVRVHRSKQYLLRSEARIQEIASNVGYADMYYFSRLFKKHTGLSPLQFRAEHRQQIQVQYNPLRGLESSIVTPNSGSHNENETYYQRIGEGDTSMFRFSRPAFGAMMLLCTSLLLSACQTSSTPGAAASQPASSDTTTAVATDSAAVETRIYKHLKGETEIPVNPQRVVSFYHLGELMALGVKPVGTTTYILDNPLIVDTSGISDVGVPPDAEKILSLEPDLIVTTAAFAEAVEGGYDALSQIAPTIVVEQHNDPIKDVEMFGDILGKQEEARLWNEQFKAKIAEYKEKISPYVGADETFSILNVRPDALFVYGDTNMGGNIIYKYLGLKPTSKIETDVIKGETWEISSEVIPDFIGDRLFLAVNEGAEDKLKDVQKLIEQSPAGKADKVYNIDFDEFLFSDPISVEQQLDIIVDILVEKNQ; from the coding sequence ATGGATTGGGAAGCTCATATCGAACAATGGAGCCGAACGGCCGTTAGATTACTGGATATTCGGTATTATCGTGCCGAGCAAGGAACGGTCCCTCATCACGATGTGGCGCAAAATGGCTTTTTCTTAATTACTACGCATGGAGAGGCTAGGATAAGCATATCAGGCGAGGTCTATCAGACCCATTCACCTCACATATTGCATGGGGGAGCAGATGCTGAGCTGAGTATTATACCGTTGGATCACGATTTTGCCTGTTATTTAATTTTTTATACAGCCGAGTGTGCATCGCCGGAAGATCGGAAGAGCTTCCAAGTGACGTATGGATTTGCTCCGTATGCGTTACTCCCTATTCAGGAAAAGTGTGAAGCCATGAGTCGTCTGTGGCAAGAACCCGCCTCCATAGACAAGCTACAGGCACAGTCGACCTTTCTCCCATTGGTGTACGAGATCATGCGGCAACAGATTCAGACATTGTCCAAAAAGGAAAGCAGCAAACCCAATATCGTCACTGAGGCAATCCACTACATTCACGAACACTATAGCGAACCAATTACAGCTGAAGAATTGGCCCAGAGATACCATTGCAGCGCCAGCTATTTATCCCGTTTGTTCAAGAACCAGATTGGATTGGGACCCATCGAATATCTCATTCATGTGCGGGTTCACAGATCCAAGCAGTACCTTCTCAGGTCCGAAGCCCGTATCCAGGAGATCGCGAGCAACGTGGGGTATGCGGATATGTATTATTTCAGTCGTTTGTTCAAAAAGCATACCGGCTTATCGCCACTTCAGTTTCGTGCGGAACATCGGCAGCAGATTCAGGTTCAGTATAATCCATTACGTGGGTTAGAATCGTCTATTGTAACCCCTAACTCCGGTTCTCATAATGAGAATGAGACTTATTATCAACGAATTGGGGAAGGGGACACATCCATGTTTAGATTTTCAAGACCGGCCTTTGGAGCGATGATGTTATTATGTACATCCTTGCTTCTAAGTGCATGCCAGACCAGCAGTACTCCAGGAGCAGCGGCTTCCCAGCCAGCTTCATCAGATACGACTACTGCTGTAGCTACAGACAGCGCCGCTGTGGAAACGCGGATATATAAACATCTGAAAGGCGAAACCGAGATTCCTGTGAATCCACAGCGAGTCGTCAGCTTCTATCACTTGGGCGAGTTGATGGCGCTGGGGGTGAAGCCGGTTGGCACAACGACATATATTTTAGATAATCCACTTATAGTTGATACTTCCGGTATTTCAGATGTGGGCGTTCCGCCAGATGCCGAGAAAATCCTGTCACTGGAGCCAGATCTGATTGTTACAACGGCAGCATTCGCAGAAGCTGTGGAAGGCGGGTATGATGCACTGAGTCAGATTGCTCCAACCATTGTTGTCGAGCAGCATAATGACCCGATTAAAGATGTGGAGATGTTTGGCGATATTCTTGGGAAACAAGAGGAAGCACGGTTATGGAATGAGCAATTCAAGGCCAAAATCGCGGAGTACAAAGAGAAGATAAGTCCTTATGTAGGTGCCGACGAAACGTTTTCCATACTAAACGTGCGTCCAGATGCACTTTTTGTATACGGGGATACAAATATGGGAGGAAATATCATCTACAAGTATCTCGGGTTGAAGCCAACCTCCAAGATCGAGACAGACGTGATCAAAGGTGAGACGTGGGAAATTTCTTCTGAGGTGATTCCTGATTTTATTGGTGACCGATTATTCCTTGCTGTGAATGAAGGAGCGGAGGATAAACTCAAGGATGTGCAGAAGCTGATTGAGCAATCGCCAGCAGGGAAAGCAGACAAGGTCTACAATATCGATTTTGACGAGTTTCTATTCAGTGACCCTATTTCGGTTGAGCAACAGCTGGATATCATTGTGGACATACTGGTCGAAAAGAACCAATAG
- a CDS encoding carbohydrate ABC transporter permease has protein sequence MNSVFSNKGTIAVFVLPTLILFCGIVLIPIFVSSYYSLLDWNGVGRGTFIGLDNYVEMFKDTRVLNSIKNSLLFAGASVFIQLPISLVLALILASNVKGEGFYRTVYFIPVLISTVVIAQLWSKIYNADYGLLNVLLQNIGLSHWAQDWLGQKHTALAASFIPTLWQYVGYHMLLMYAGAKSVSQDVLEAARMDGASRLRTAWSIMIPLMKPILKVSLVFSVIGAFKVFDLIYVLTGGGPFYTTEVPSTLMYATIFDTFRYGYGSAISVFIIVECLVCTILINSLFKTE, from the coding sequence ATGAACTCTGTATTTTCCAATAAAGGCACCATAGCTGTCTTCGTACTGCCCACACTGATTCTGTTCTGCGGGATTGTGCTTATTCCAATCTTTGTCTCCAGTTATTACAGTCTGTTGGACTGGAACGGCGTAGGCAGGGGGACATTTATCGGTCTGGACAACTATGTGGAGATGTTTAAGGATACGCGTGTACTGAATTCGATCAAAAACTCCCTGTTATTCGCGGGAGCTTCGGTGTTCATTCAACTGCCGATCTCGCTGGTGCTTGCACTGATTCTGGCGTCCAACGTCAAGGGGGAAGGGTTCTACCGGACCGTGTATTTCATCCCAGTATTGATCTCAACGGTGGTTATTGCCCAGTTGTGGTCAAAAATCTACAATGCGGATTATGGCCTGCTGAACGTGCTGCTGCAAAATATCGGCTTATCCCATTGGGCGCAAGATTGGCTAGGTCAGAAGCACACGGCACTTGCGGCTTCTTTTATCCCAACCCTATGGCAGTACGTGGGGTATCACATGCTGTTGATGTACGCAGGAGCGAAATCCGTCTCGCAGGATGTGCTTGAAGCTGCAAGAATGGATGGTGCTTCACGTCTTCGCACGGCTTGGTCCATTATGATCCCTTTAATGAAGCCGATCCTGAAGGTAAGCCTTGTATTTTCGGTTATTGGCGCATTCAAGGTGTTTGACCTGATCTATGTGCTGACGGGCGGCGGGCCGTTCTATACCACTGAAGTGCCGAGCACGCTGATGTACGCCACCATTTTTGATACGTTCCGGTACGGATATGGCAGTGCGATCTCGGTATTTATCATTGTGGAGTGTCTGGTATGTACGATCCTCATTAATTCATTGTTCAAAACGGAATAG
- a CDS encoding alpha-mannosidase produces MKMNSLYTRIHTIVKHLERARLTSKTYIPELYHKESGYHSWELVHEDPSSWNVFRKGDGWGGKDVHSCFKTRIRIPDHMEGKKVVCTIVTGADDIWNYDNPQFLAFLNGELICGLDVNHTEIDLTPAAAKGEEFELALYAYCSTSAADVFLNVYVAEHHQPVTDLYYDLKAALDAADLLREDDLERLNLVEHLNKAVNLLDLRQENSAEFHASVPEARQYLQDHVYGDIRPAGDHIPTVHCIGHTHIDVAWLWTLDQTREKVIRSFASVLYLMDKFPEYTFMSSQPQLYAYLKADYPSLYEKIKEKVAEGRWEAEGSMWLEADCNLISGESMIRQIIYGKRFFKEEFGVENRVLWLPDVFGYSAAMPQIMRKSGIDYFMTTKIAWNDTNQIPNDTMYWRGIDGSEVLTHFITATDYDKHPDFRQRRFETTYNGRFNASQVKGTWQRYQNKNINADVLQCFGFGDGGGGPTEEMLEHGRRLDVGLPGVPAVKRTFVREFFEKLEQNLVDVPSVPRWSGELYLEYHRGTYTSMARNKRYNRHSEFALADAELYAMIHREADAQAAYPTDALEHAWKLTMLNQFHDILPGSSIEQVYVDSKEQYEEVLRVTDELKDSALNGIASRITSDGEAIVVFNTTGFVRTDVVELPAFARKVTVHDGDRPVPSQRTPEGGLVFLAENVPASGYKSFRITPDLTSELVAGVSVAQWEADQRHIHTPWYDIHLNESAEFISVWDKLEGRELLQSGKRGNVLQVFEDRPAEYEAWNIDDYYEQHMWEINDLQSLEWVESGPVRSVLQVKRQFLDSVVEQTIIFYAHTRRIDFRTFVDWKQEHLLLKAAFPLDIWSEKAVYEIQYGNVERATHRNTSWDQARFEVCGQKWADLAENGYGAALLNDCKYGYDIHNSVMRLSLIKSATYPNENADKEQHVFTYALYPHQGDFREGRVIQAAYDLNRPLVAREIASQTGTLPGLWSLASVDQDNVVLEVIKKAENNDDMIIRLYEAHGRRSRASLQLPERAGATAYACDLLENNEAECAVENGRVSFDIKPYEILTFRIPAGH; encoded by the coding sequence ATGAAAATGAATTCCTTGTATACTCGGATCCATACCATAGTTAAACACTTGGAACGTGCACGACTGACCTCAAAGACATATATACCGGAGCTTTATCATAAAGAAAGTGGTTACCACTCCTGGGAACTGGTGCATGAGGACCCTTCCTCCTGGAACGTATTTCGTAAGGGTGATGGCTGGGGCGGTAAAGATGTACACAGCTGCTTCAAAACCCGGATTCGCATCCCGGATCATATGGAAGGAAAAAAAGTCGTATGTACCATTGTCACCGGTGCAGATGATATCTGGAATTATGATAATCCACAATTCCTGGCATTCCTCAATGGAGAATTGATCTGCGGTCTGGATGTGAATCATACGGAAATTGACCTGACACCTGCTGCGGCAAAAGGGGAAGAATTCGAACTGGCTTTATATGCGTACTGTAGTACTTCGGCAGCCGATGTCTTTCTCAATGTCTATGTAGCTGAGCATCATCAGCCTGTCACAGATCTATATTACGATCTTAAGGCCGCGCTCGATGCAGCGGATCTGCTGCGTGAGGATGATCTGGAGCGGCTGAATTTGGTCGAACATCTGAATAAAGCCGTGAATCTGCTGGATTTGCGTCAGGAGAACAGCGCAGAATTCCATGCGTCGGTACCGGAAGCGCGCCAATATCTACAAGATCATGTCTATGGTGATATCCGACCTGCTGGTGATCACATCCCAACCGTTCACTGTATCGGACACACGCATATCGATGTGGCATGGCTATGGACATTGGATCAGACCCGAGAGAAGGTCATTCGCAGCTTCGCGAGTGTATTGTATCTAATGGACAAGTTTCCAGAATACACGTTCATGTCCTCGCAACCCCAGTTATATGCGTACCTGAAAGCAGACTACCCGTCTCTCTATGAAAAAATCAAGGAAAAGGTAGCCGAAGGCCGCTGGGAAGCCGAAGGTTCGATGTGGCTGGAAGCCGATTGTAACCTGATTTCGGGTGAATCCATGATCCGTCAAATTATCTACGGGAAGCGTTTCTTCAAGGAAGAGTTCGGCGTAGAGAACCGTGTGCTCTGGTTGCCGGATGTATTTGGTTATAGTGCAGCGATGCCGCAGATTATGCGCAAGAGCGGCATTGATTATTTTATGACAACCAAAATTGCCTGGAATGATACAAACCAGATTCCAAACGACACGATGTACTGGCGAGGGATCGATGGATCAGAGGTCCTGACCCATTTCATCACAGCAACAGACTATGACAAACATCCTGATTTCAGGCAGCGTCGCTTCGAGACGACTTATAATGGAAGATTCAACGCCTCTCAAGTCAAAGGCACGTGGCAGCGATACCAGAACAAAAACATCAATGCAGATGTTCTGCAATGTTTCGGATTCGGGGATGGCGGCGGTGGACCAACCGAAGAGATGCTGGAGCATGGCAGACGACTTGATGTTGGATTGCCGGGTGTGCCTGCGGTGAAACGTACCTTTGTACGTGAGTTTTTCGAGAAGCTGGAGCAAAATCTGGTGGATGTTCCTTCCGTTCCCCGCTGGTCGGGTGAGCTGTATCTAGAGTATCACCGGGGTACCTACACGTCCATGGCGCGCAACAAACGGTATAACCGTCATAGCGAATTTGCGTTGGCCGATGCCGAGCTGTATGCCATGATTCATCGTGAGGCGGATGCACAAGCCGCCTATCCAACCGATGCACTGGAGCATGCATGGAAGCTGACGATGCTGAATCAGTTCCATGATATTCTGCCGGGCAGCTCCATTGAGCAGGTATATGTGGATTCCAAAGAGCAATATGAAGAAGTGCTGCGTGTCACGGATGAGTTGAAAGACAGCGCACTGAACGGCATTGCGAGTCGGATTACATCTGATGGCGAAGCCATTGTAGTATTCAACACCACCGGATTTGTGCGAACGGATGTGGTTGAACTGCCTGCTTTTGCGAGAAAAGTGACCGTTCATGATGGAGATCGCCCTGTACCAAGCCAGCGAACTCCCGAAGGCGGACTTGTGTTCCTTGCAGAGAACGTGCCTGCATCCGGGTATAAATCCTTCCGAATCACACCGGATCTGACAAGCGAACTTGTCGCGGGCGTTTCGGTTGCACAGTGGGAAGCAGATCAGCGTCACATCCATACACCTTGGTACGATATTCACCTGAATGAAAGTGCCGAGTTCATATCCGTATGGGACAAGCTGGAGGGTCGTGAGTTGCTTCAGTCTGGCAAGCGTGGTAATGTGCTGCAAGTGTTCGAGGATCGACCTGCGGAATATGAGGCATGGAACATTGACGACTATTATGAACAGCATATGTGGGAGATTAACGACCTGCAGTCGCTGGAGTGGGTTGAAAGCGGGCCGGTGCGTTCCGTGCTTCAAGTGAAGCGACAGTTCCTGGACTCGGTCGTTGAGCAAACGATCATCTTCTACGCGCATACGCGCCGGATTGATTTCCGTACGTTTGTGGACTGGAAGCAGGAGCATTTGCTGCTGAAAGCCGCCTTCCCGCTCGATATCTGGAGTGAGAAAGCAGTCTACGAAATCCAGTACGGCAACGTTGAGCGTGCTACCCACCGTAATACTAGCTGGGATCAGGCACGGTTTGAAGTATGCGGACAAAAGTGGGCTGATCTGGCGGAAAACGGGTACGGTGCGGCGCTGCTGAACGACTGCAAGTATGGATATGATATTCATAACTCCGTGATGCGTTTGTCACTGATCAAGAGCGCAACGTATCCGAATGAAAATGCCGACAAAGAGCAGCACGTATTCACCTATGCACTCTATCCGCATCAGGGCGACTTCCGCGAAGGACGTGTCATCCAAGCCGCTTATGATCTCAACCGTCCGCTGGTTGCACGTGAGATTGCATCGCAAACCGGCACGTTACCTGGGTTGTGGTCACTCGCATCGGTCGATCAGGATAATGTCGTGCTGGAGGTTATCAAAAAAGCCGAGAACAACGATGATATGATCATCCGTCTCTATGAAGCACATGGCCGCCGCAGCCGTGCTTCCCTGCAATTGCCTGAGAGAGCAGGTGCTACGGCGTACGCGTGTGATTTGCTCGAGAATAACGAAGCGGAATGCGCCGTGGAAAATGGTCGAGTTTCTTTTGATATCAAACCGTATGAGATTCTAACTTTCCGTATCCCTGCGGGACACTAG
- a CDS encoding carbohydrate ABC transporter permease, translating to MSTVEVMLQKKPKPRSISGPIGKVFLQAFLILVAIVQIYPLIWLALFSLKDNSEIFSGDVAGLPKAFLWSNYTKAMSDGHVLTYFMNSVLVTAASIVLVLILSSMTGYAITRMNWKLSGLTMTIILLGMMVPIHATLLPLFIILKNLSLLNSYWSLIIPYVAFGIPMAVFILGSFFKGIPREMEESAVIDGCGIYRTFFSIILPLVTPAISTVAIFTFLSCWNELMFAVTFINNTAYQTLTVGMMSMVGTYITQWGIIGAGLMITTVPTVIIYLLLNKQVQKSMIAGAIKG from the coding sequence ATGAGTACCGTAGAAGTCATGTTGCAAAAAAAGCCCAAGCCAAGGTCCATCTCCGGACCAATCGGGAAAGTGTTCCTGCAAGCGTTTCTGATCCTCGTCGCAATTGTGCAGATCTACCCGCTCATCTGGCTGGCGCTGTTTTCCTTGAAGGATAACAGTGAAATCTTTAGCGGCGATGTTGCTGGATTGCCGAAGGCGTTTCTGTGGAGCAACTACACCAAAGCCATGTCCGATGGCCATGTGCTGACCTATTTTATGAATAGCGTGCTGGTCACAGCTGCCTCCATTGTCTTGGTACTGATCTTGTCTTCGATGACGGGATACGCAATTACAAGAATGAACTGGAAGCTCAGTGGGCTCACGATGACGATTATTTTGCTGGGCATGATGGTGCCGATTCATGCGACGCTGCTGCCATTGTTTATTATTTTGAAGAATCTGAGCCTGCTCAACAGTTACTGGTCTCTGATCATTCCCTATGTGGCATTTGGCATTCCGATGGCGGTATTCATTCTGGGCAGTTTTTTCAAAGGTATCCCGCGAGAGATGGAAGAGTCGGCGGTGATCGATGGCTGCGGCATCTACCGGACGTTTTTCTCTATTATTCTGCCTCTGGTAACCCCGGCTATATCAACGGTAGCCATTTTCACGTTTTTGTCATGCTGGAATGAGCTGATGTTTGCGGTCACGTTTATCAATAACACGGCTTATCAGACATTGACGGTGGGCATGATGTCGATGGTGGGAACGTACATTACGCAATGGGGCATCATTGGTGCGGGACTGATGATTACGACGGTGCCAACGGTGATCATCTATCTGCTGTTGAACAAACAGGTGCAGAAGAGCATGATCGCAGGTGCGATCAAAGGTTAG
- a CDS encoding mechanosensitive ion channel family protein, translated as MDFIKNQLEELGMSGPSIGYLSNIIMIIFIAVISILANVIAKRVVLKTVHRIVSNNRFKWGHIVVQKNLFQKLSHLVPAIIIYYSAYIFSPYQAIIEKAAMTYMIVIMITVLNALLNVFDDIYRTYEVSKIRPIKSYIQVAKIVLFIIGGIIVISSLIGQNPLIILSGLGALSAVLMLVFKDSILGLVAGVQLSSNDMVRVGDWIEMPKYNADGDVIDITLNTVKVMNFDKTITMIPSYALISDSFRNWRGMQVSGGRRIKRSIYIDISSIRFCTEEMVAEFEKIHYLTDYVTSKLKEIQAYNMEHQVNTESNVNGRQLTNVGVFREYIHQYLRNHPKINKDMTMIVRQLAPEDRGLPLEIYAFSNDINWGVYENVQADIFDHIFAVASTFGLRAFQNPTGHDIVQLKEDKQLVREY; from the coding sequence ATGGACTTTATCAAAAATCAACTAGAAGAACTCGGCATGAGTGGACCCTCCATTGGTTATCTTTCAAACATCATTATGATTATTTTTATAGCAGTGATCTCGATATTGGCAAATGTGATTGCCAAGCGAGTGGTACTGAAGACGGTGCATCGTATTGTAAGTAACAACCGTTTCAAGTGGGGCCACATCGTGGTTCAGAAAAATTTATTTCAAAAGCTGTCGCATCTCGTGCCGGCCATTATTATCTATTATTCGGCTTATATTTTCTCGCCCTATCAGGCCATAATTGAAAAAGCAGCAATGACCTACATGATTGTCATCATGATCACGGTATTGAATGCTTTGCTTAATGTATTTGATGATATCTATCGTACCTATGAGGTGTCGAAGATTCGCCCAATCAAGAGCTACATTCAGGTAGCCAAGATCGTCCTGTTCATTATCGGGGGTATTATCGTCATCTCCAGCCTGATCGGACAAAATCCGCTCATTATCCTCAGTGGACTTGGGGCATTATCGGCGGTATTAATGCTCGTGTTCAAAGACTCGATCCTTGGCCTCGTGGCTGGTGTACAGCTATCGTCAAACGATATGGTGCGCGTGGGAGACTGGATCGAGATGCCTAAGTATAATGCGGACGGCGACGTCATCGACATTACATTGAACACAGTGAAAGTGATGAATTTTGATAAAACGATTACGATGATTCCAAGCTATGCCCTTATATCGGACTCGTTCCGTAACTGGAGAGGCATGCAGGTGTCCGGCGGCAGAAGAATTAAGCGGAGTATTTATATCGACATCAGCAGTATTCGTTTTTGTACGGAAGAGATGGTGGCGGAATTTGAGAAGATTCATTACCTGACGGATTATGTCACTTCCAAACTTAAAGAAATTCAAGCGTACAACATGGAGCACCAGGTGAATACTGAAAGCAACGTGAACGGCAGACAGCTGACAAACGTCGGTGTATTCCGGGAATATATCCATCAATATTTGAGGAATCATCCAAAAATCAATAAAGATATGACGATGATTGTGCGACAATTAGCACCGGAAGATCGCGGGCTGCCTCTGGAAATCTATGCATTCAGTAATGATATCAACTGGGGTGTATATGAGAACGTTCAGGCGGATATCTTTGATCATATCTTCGCGGTGGCGTCAACATTTGGACTGCGGGCCTTCCAGAATCCAACCGGACATGACATTGTGCAACTGAAAGAGGATAAGCAATTGGTGCGAGAGTACTAG